TGCTGCGGAACAGCAATACCGAAATTTCCGTCCGGATGCTTGCTTTCTCACTCAAGCCCACTTGGCTCTCGTTTTGTAGTAGTAGTGACTCTAAATCATAAACCATGAACATACCTTAGGAAACAATATCCTGTGCGACTTTTGGTGCTGTATAAAGAATCTATCACAAAGTAGAGTTAAAACTTGTATTGCCGAGCAGTTCCCTGGGAAATTGGAATTGTCGCCTTGGTAGTGTAACTCTTACTTGATGATCCTGACTACAAACCAAATAGAAAAATATAAGCGGAAACAAATGAATGTTAACGGGCGATGGATGCTAGgatatatatatatatatatatgtTGTGTGCGTATGTGAGGCGTGTATGTAGCCGCGAAAAGGGTCGTCCCGGACTAGAGCCGAGTGAATGCGTTGGAAACCTCCTCGGCGTCCGTCTGGATGCACTGTACAGAAAGTTGTGGAGTAGTGTATAGAGGTTGAGCCAGAACGGCGGCGCGTTGTTGGCGTTGTTGGAAATGTTGAATTTAGCACATGTCCGTGAGTGGTGATGTTCCAGCAGCCGACGACACGCTCTGTGTGGGCGGATAAGATGCGTTGGTGCGTTGGGTAGGTCTTATGTAATCAGACCACGTGGACAGAGTCTTGGCGAGCAGCGCGCCAAATGTCGAGGCAGCAGCTGGGTCCGAGAATTCAGGGCCTGGGGGCCGTTGGGCGCCAGCGGAATGTTGGATGCTCGGGGCGCGCGAACACCCGTGCAGGCATATCGCGGGACCGCATCGGCTTGGCTGGCCGTCCGGCCCAGGAACACTCAACCTCTGTACTTGTTGGGGAACTCGGGCCCGTCGTGTTCCCACAGTTTCTTGCGCCCCGCGAGCTGCTCATTTCCGCAGAACTCTAGGGACATGCCAGCATCCGTTCCGTCGACCAGGAACCGGCTCATCGACCTGTCGTCCTCGCCAAGGTCGTCGGCTGCGCCATTGTTGAAGTATACGGGCGGCTCCTGCAGGAACTCGCCCACGCCGGTAAACCCGGGCAGCGCGCTGCTCGCGGTTTGGTCTGTCTCTGTCTCGTCGTCGCTCTCCTCCACGCAGAAAAAGTCCATACAGGTCGCGATGGCTTTGCTGCAGTTCACCACCAAAGTGTCTCCTCTATTGAGGCCGAATTCCTTGAACGTAAACAGGTTCTCCATTTGGTCGTTGTAGTGCCTGTCAAAATCCGCGTATTTCGGCCTTAGGATGAGTTCCACCGTCGACATCGTGAATTCGCCCAGCGGGTCGGCAGCGCGTGTTGGGGCACCCGCGGGAAACAGCTGATTCAAGGTCGCATCGCGCTGTACTGTGAGGACGATTTCCAACGAGTGCCCTTCCGCGCTGGCCGTCGGGCTTTCGATCGGATGCACGCCGTGGTACACAACTTTTTGGTAGGGAATGCGTAGCCCTCTGTCAAGCGTGTTGATCCATATTACCATGCATGTATTCAGGATAAAAAAGTCGACCACTTCTGCCTGGACCATGTCTGCTGGTTCGTCGCCGCTCGGTATCAAGCTAAGAAGGAACTCCCGTCCTCCGCCGTACAACACAGGTAGCTCATTCTGTTGGTACAGAGAGAAGCCCTTCAGTCGCGGCTGTGTTTGCTGGTACGATGAGTATGGAGTAACGTTCTCCACTGTAGGTTTTGTGCTTTCCAGTTGACATATCAACTCTGCCTCAGCGGTTCCCGCCATGGCGATTACTATAGCGAAGTTTGAGAAATATGCATCGCTGAAAGACGCTTAATTTTTTACTTGTGCGAACAACAAAGACAGAACAGAGTAGAAACAGCCGAAGCAGCTACACCGGGATACGTAAAATAGAAGCGACCTACAAAGCTTTGTTACTATCTCAAAAGTCTACTGGCTGGTTGAGTCAATGTAGATCACATCGGCCACTTGCTCGAACCCATTGAATTGAGTCGCGGCAGACGAGGTGTAAGCGCCCAACACAGGGAAGTACAGCCAGTCCCCTACAACAAGGTCGTGCTTTAGGTAGTACTCGCTGGTGATGCAGTCGAGACCGTCACATGTGGGCCCCCAGATGGACACTTTGTGCTGGCATTGGGCATTGGCCGTGGAAGAGGACGATTCGAAGTCCCAGTACTGGAACTGCTGGTTATGGTAGAGAACTCTAGGCGTAGGCTTCTGGTGGTCGAAAAGGATGCAGTTCATGTTGCCGTAAACGCCATCATTGATGTAGAGCATGGACTCCTTTTCATCGTGGGCTCTCTTCGCGATGACATGGCAAGCAAGTGTGAAGGGGGACGCAGCGAAGAAACGGCCTGGTTCGGCAATAATGTCGGTACCGCTTCCAAGAGGGAAGAACTCCTCAAGAGCCGCGTTCAAAACAGCGCTCGATTCCGCAAATGAGTCGAGTTGGAAGCCGCCTCCGATATCCAAGATGTGAACGTTTTGCAGGCCGTAACGCTCACGAGCAAGATCGAAAACTTGGCGCGCGTCGCGGACCGCTTTGTAGAATGACCCAAAGTCTGACGCGCCCGAGCCGATGTGGAAAGAAACACCAACAAGGTTGAGGCCGAGTTCCTTAACCTTGGCTAGCAGTGAGCCTACGCCCTCCATTTCGCAGCCATACTTCGTGGAAAGTCTGCACTGAGCCGTAGAGTCGTCAGTAGCAATTCTGAGCAGAAGCTCAGACTCTGGATGATACTTTTTAATTTTGGCAAGCTCTTCCACGTTGTCGAAGGTTGATTTGCGCACATCGCTGTTTTTGGCGTATCTGATGAAGGATGAAGCCTTGCATGGGTTGGCATAGATAATTCTGGAGGGCTCGACGCCAAGGTTCAAAACCATTTCAATCTCAGACTTTGAGGCGCAGTCAAAGTTGGCACCTAGCTTAACAAGCgtttccaaaacttgtcTGTCTGGGTTGGATTTCACAGCGTAGAATGGATGCACCCGGGGCAGCATCGCGTGCCAATGCTCGTACAACCGTTTGACTTCTCCCAAGTCGCAGACGAAGAACGAGTTCTCGTCTCCCGCCTCACAAACCTCCTGGTTAATGCCCTCCACACGAGTGCGCAAGGCCTCGTATATGCTCTCGTGGGCTAATTTGATCGACTTCCCTTTAGAATCAGCTACGATGCAGGGCTTCGTAGTTGCACCTTGATTCGACAATATATCAGTTTCATAGCTCTTTTCAGCGCTAATCAAGGTTCTGACATCTTGTAGAGTGGACATCGGGTCTCAAACGCTATGGCTAGACGTTGGATAACAGTTCTTCCAATCTGATGGGCGTTTTTGTAACGATTGTTTTAATCGCAAATTGATTTCGATTTTttaattgaaaaaaaaaaaaaccgCCCCAATGACAGGCGTTTGGATAACGGCTAATATAATTGagaggaaaaaaaaaacagttGAGAGCCCTTAAGgtttcagtttctctaAGGGCCTAGTTCAAAATAATATATGGTTACTAAGAACGCGGTACTTTCTGTATTTACTACCCTATTGGCTAGCATTATGGTGCAGGCTTCGTGATTTTTTTGCTGGAATTTAAGTTTCTATCTCTTTCGCTCTCATTTGATCGGAGCTTAAAATACACAACACAATAAGGATGTCAGACAACCAGTCAACAGTGACTGAGCATTACTTCCGGATGATCCTGAATTAATAATTTGGTTCATTACACGAACTGATTACTGTTAAATATGTAAATTCTAAGGTACGCGCCTTTGGCGCTATGCAAAATGACTCCTGTGGTTCTGTCTCGAGGGATTGCTGCTTGGAGGTGGGTGATGAACTTCGTGACCTGCGCTTGGCTTCCACCTTTCATGAGGGTTTCTCCCTAATCTCGACCATGCTATTGCAAAATAGACATCCCAAGCCCTCCGTAAGCGTACCGTCGCTATTGGTCCTTGTGATTTTTCCATTTGCTTTCATTATAGCAAGTTCACCTTTCGATGGGATTTTGCGGCAGGTCTCATTGAGGCATCTTGTCTGCGTCTTTTTGTATCGTAGACCGCAAGAGTTGCACAATTGATCCTGTTTCTTGTTAGTCCAAGAGGGCCTCCAACATGGGGAGTCGCTGGACAGACAAGATATACAAGTCCGGTTCGAGGTGCGTTTGGGAGAGGTTGTTTTTTTGGTCTGACATGCTTCAGACCGTGGGCTGCCGCCACTCCTGCCTGAACTTGCCACCGTATGGGAACTCATGGGCGGAGTTCTTGGCTCGTTTAGTACAAATACGTGGGTTCGTGGAGGCGAGACAGCGCGAACAGGTGAGACAGACCGCTGCGGTGTCCTGGTAATAGAGTTTCTGCTTGTGGGGGGAGTGGCTCCCATAGCAGGACCCTTGGGAAGAGCGGTTCCACTGAGTGGGGTTCTGAGAGGCGACAAAGTGCTGATTTTCATCACCAGCTGTTGGGGAGAGGAAGGAGAGCTCGTCTTGCGCTTGCGTGCAGGCTTTTCAACCTTTCCCTTTGAGTCTATAGACAGAACATCCCTGTTGTTCAGCAACTTTTTCATTTCTCGGGCTTTGAAACTGTTAGTCTTCCTATGCGAGCCCGCTCGTTTTTGCCTTATGGTCTGCACGAGTTTCTCGCTCAAGGTGGGCGTAAATGTGAGTGGACCGCTGCGTCCAGCCGCTGTTGCGTTGCGGGGACTCATTGGTGGCGTAACCACACCATCTGTGGACGCCGAGTCGGAGAGGTCGTGAAACTGGTCAACAGGATTCAAAATCGAGGGAATCTTCTGGGTTATGGTAGCAACGTTGGCCAAAATGTTCAGCCCCGGCGCAGAGTCGGAATAAACGCAGCGCTGCACTTCTTTTGCGATTTGCTGATAGTCTTGATAATTCTCGCTCTTGCACCAGTTCATCAAACTTTCCCTCCATATCGGCGTGTTTTCAGAGGTATCAGGGAAACGGTAGGCGTGCTCTTGAACCTTAGGGTGGGGAAGAAGGCGAAGGTGTCTAAGTGAGGGCAGGGGCCCTTTTTGCGAGGGCTTGATAAACGAATCGCGATGAGCTACACGGCTCAGCGTTGGCGTTGAAGGAATGTACTCGGGGTTCGACAAGCTTTCGCGCAACGTGGTGGGGGCACCGCTCTGAGCAAGGTTGAGGACGGAAGGGACAGGAGGGAGCGAAATCGGGTTGATGGTGCCCTTATTAAGAAGGGGAGACGTGTGGGGAGTTAATGAACCCACGCCGGTGGGAGACGCAGGCGCTGTGCGCGCGCGCTTGTTATGGCGGTCAAGCGCGACCGGTTGAAACAGGTAGGCGCTCTCGTGGTTGTAAACATGAGAAGAGTCGAAGCCCAGCGAGGGAAGCAGGAGGTCGTCGAAAGATCTCTTTCTGCGGGTGTTGGTTTCTGGACCAGCAGAAACGGTGGGGACCATGGGTGCAGAGAATGTGGACATCGCGTGCGAAGGTGAAGAAAAGGGCGACGAGTGAGGTCGAAGAGTGGTCGACGGAGCGAGAGAGGGAGAGAGTGTGAGAATGAGGGAGAGCGGGGCGCGTTTAGCGAGTGATGGTGCGCAGTAGCGATTGTGCGTGTAGAATTGGTATGCTGACGAGCGGTGAAGCGGAGTAGTATTCGGATCGCAGTTGTCCCGATACCAGAGGCACGGCCGGCGGAAACTTCTGGGGTCCTTTTTATTTATATGCAGAGAGCGCTTCTCCGAGACTACATTGCGCGAGGGAACTCCTCTGGCCGCATTCCCTAGGTGCCAGATCAAGCCACTTTGTTTGGTTCAGCCCGGCGCAGGCGCACTGCGTTTTTTTACGGCGGCTGACGAGTACGCCGCTGGCGTGCTGTGCACAGCTTTTACAGGGAGCAGGTGCGC
This is a stretch of genomic DNA from Lachancea thermotolerans CBS 6340 chromosome D complete sequence. It encodes these proteins:
- the LOT5 gene encoding Lot5p (similar to uniprot|P34234 Saccharomyces cerevisiae YKL183W LOT5 Protein of unknown function gene expression increases in cultures shifted to a lower temperature); the protein is MAGTAEAELICQLESTKPTVENVTPYSSYQQTQPRLKGFSLYQQNELPVLYGGGREFLLSLIPSGDEPADMVQAEVVDFFILNTCMVIWINTLDRGLRIPYQKVVYHGVHPIESPTASAEGHSLEIVLTVQRDATLNQLFPAGAPTRAADPLGEFTMSTVELILRPKYADFDRHYNDQMENLFTFKEFGLNRGDTLVVNCSKAIATCMDFFCVEESDDETETDQTASSALPGFTGVGEFLQEPPVYFNNGAADDLGEDDRSMSRFLVDGTDAGMSLEFCGNEQLAGRKKLWEHDGPEFPNKYRG
- the SPE1 gene encoding ornithine decarboxylase SPE1 (similar to uniprot|P08432 Saccharomyces cerevisiae YKL184W SPE1 Rate limiting step of polyamine biosynthesis pathway Ornithine decarboxylase) — translated: MSTLQDVRTLISAEKSYETDILSNQGATTKPCIVADSKGKSIKLAHESIYEALRTRVEGINQEVCEAGDENSFFVCDLGEVKRLYEHWHAMLPRVHPFYAVKSNPDRQVLETLVKLGANFDCASKSEIEMVLNLGVEPSRIIYANPCKASSFIRYAKNSDVRKSTFDNVEELAKIKKYHPESELLLRIATDDSTAQCRLSTKYGCEMEGVGSLLAKVKELGLNLVGVSFHIGSGASDFGSFYKAVRDARQVFDLARERYGLQNVHILDIGGGFQLDSFAESSAVLNAALEEFFPLGSGTDIIAEPGRFFAASPFTLACHVIAKRAHDEKESMLYINDGVYGNMNCILFDHQKPTPRVLYHNQQFQYWDFESSSSTANAQCQHKVSIWGPTCDGLDCITSEYYLKHDLVVGDWLYFPVLGAYTSSAATQFNGFEQVADVIYIDSTSQ
- the ASH1 gene encoding DNA-binding transcription repressor ASH1 (weakly similar to uniprot|P34233 Saccharomyces cerevisiae YKL185W ASH1 Zinc-finger inhibitor of HO transcription mRNA is localized and translated in the distal tip of anaphase cells resulting in accumulation of Ash1p in daughter cell nuclei and inhibition of HO expression potential Cdc28p substrate), whose protein sequence is MSTFSAPMVPTVSAGPETNTRRKRSFDDLLLPSLGFDSSHVYNHESAYLFQPVALDRHNKRARTAPASPTGVGSLTPHTSPLLNKGTINPISLPPVPSVLNLAQSGAPTTLRESLSNPEYIPSTPTLSRVAHRDSFIKPSQKGPLPSLRHLRLLPHPKVQEHAYRFPDTSENTPIWRESLMNWCKSENYQDYQQIAKEVQRCVYSDSAPGLNILANVATITQKIPSILNPVDQFHDLSDSASTDGVVTPPMSPRNATAAGRSGPLTFTPTLSEKLVQTIRQKRAGSHRKTNSFKAREMKKLLNNRDVLSIDSKGKVEKPARKRKTSSPSSPQQLVMKISTLSPLRTPLSGTALPKGPAMGATPPTSRNSITRTPQRSVSPVRAVSPPRTHVFVLNEPRTPPMSSHTVASSGRSGGSPRSEACQTKKTTSPKRTSNRTCISCLSSDSPCWRPSWTNKKQDQLCNSCGLRYKKTQTRCLNETCRKIPSKGELAIMKANGKITRTNSDGTLTEGLGCLFCNSMVEIREKPS